In Octopus sinensis linkage group LG6, ASM634580v1, whole genome shotgun sequence, the sequence GGAATTATGTAGGAATCTAGGATTTTACGATAATGATagatggtatgaacatgaacctagtaaattagtaaaaagtaagaaagatgttgtgggactttaacattgaGATGGACAGAGTAATAGAAACTAGAAGTCTTGATTTAGtagacaaaaagaataaaaagtaccATATAACTTTACAGTtccaaatgatgagaaagtcaatatgagaggtatagaaaaaatagcaaagtactacGATCTAGCCATttaattacagagactatgggaACTATTAGTAACTATCACTAAGTATTTGAACAGATGGACATGGAAAATAGGCATAAAACATAGTCTTGTGCAACTCCAGAAAaaagtgttattagggacagttaGAATACTTCGGagagttcttggcatctaagattACTTGTTGTAacccgatgttaggaatttttccaacagtctaatctgttgtgcgtatataaaataataatagtaataataatttatatacttACCTTGATATCTCCGCCTGACAGGAACACTTCAGCCACCAATAAAGATCCAGCTATAATCATTCCAATGAGCAATATTATCAAAGGGCCAGCAAATAAAGTGATGTTAAGACCGCTGAAGATGTTGTCATGTATTGAAGTGATTTTATCAAAGTATGCTTGACTGTCCATGAAGACTTCCCAAAAGATAGTCGTGTGACATTCACCCAGCATCCATTTCTTATGTATTTGTTCAATAATATCCATTTCTTTTAGGCTAATAATAGCATGATTTACCTCATTACTCAGTAAAGAATTCTTCTGCGTGACAAAGGAATAAGAGTGATCTCCTATGTCTCCGACTACCATAAGGTCACAGGGTTTTTGACTAACTAAAAATTCAGCCAGATCGCCTTCCATAATATAGGCATACATGCCATTTGATTCTCGCACCCTTTGCAAACCTTCCTCTGTTGACGATGTCAAAACACTTTGATCcttcatgatgttttcataaaTATGTCTTTCCATAGCAACTGATGACCTTTTAAAATAACGGAGAGTTGAACCTGATTTTAAGGCCCCATAACGGACTTCACTTTGTTTGGCCATTTCATAAAAAGTTGTGAATGGTAGAAAAGCATTCTTTGGTCTGTTTGCCAGTAAGTGCGCTGCCATGGAACCGATGTAAAGAACCAGTGTTACCAAGACGAATATCCACCAAAACACGCTGAGTGTTCTTCCAGAATAAGACCGAGGCGCAATACGATatcctaaaaatatatatatatataattatgaatatgaatatatgagtacctatgtatgtgttcgtgataaatatatgtgtgtgtatgtgtatgtatgcatatatatatatatataaatttacatgtgtgtgtgtatttgggtgtcAACCAGAAACGGTCAGAAAGACACGAAACGCCGCACCATTTGACTTTTGTTGGCAAAGTATGAACTTCCGGAGCTGATGTGATGaaagatttaaattaatttaatttatttcaatttattttcccctttatttCAGTATGACTAAATCATCCTTTTAAAACGACTGAAACTGGAAGtttactttctttaaaatgttATTAATACATTTTCCAAGATAAAATTtccaaagcattttcttttttttctattcttaatgtatttttaaatgtgtatgtatatatatgtgtgtgtgtgtgtgtatgtgtgtgtgtgtgtacttgtatgcttgtatgcacatataaatgtgtgtgtaggtaaatatgtatgtgtgtatgtatttataatcacAAATCAGGCTGTTATAGGTGGTAAGAATTCATTTATATGAGAtgctacacatacatatccatattacAATATGAAGAtagatctttacagctgtttcaaagatTCAGTGACTGGTTGAGGCTATAATGCATATCATGCAAAAAGACGTACATAATGaggtcatacatatacacagcaagTAAACATAATTATTATGAACTGGCATGAAACATGATACGTTAATATTTTCAAGCAGGATACTCCGAATATTTTCATCAGAAGGATTAGTGACAAATGCAATAGTAACAGGTCACATTTTTATGATAATACACAGGCATCActaaacagaaattgaaattataggaaatttcttagaacatgaatttgtAAAAGTAGTTCCAGACGGTAAAGtttttaatattgctttcttttagtacttttagtaatacATACCAAATACCTAGTTggtaagcagctttctccattgtAGTATAGATACATAAGTATAGCTAAAAGACTGtatctaacatacatacatacatacatacatacatacatacatacatacatacatacatacattcattcatacatacatacatacaatcatacataaatgcatacatacatacatacatacatacatacatacaatcatacataaatgcatacatacatacatacatcatacatacatacatcatacatacatacatacatacatacatatacatacatacatacatacatacaatgtggctagattacaagaaagcctttgattCCGTTCCCCACTCATGGAAGCTAGAAGCTCTTCAACTTcctaaagttccagtgagaatagtcaaagccatagctgacctggcttcatcgtGGACcgccatcttgaaattaaacctgatataatgatttaggatagaggagagaaactgtgttgtggaaattagctgcccaacggatgtaaacgtaaagctgaagatcagtgaaaaagagaacacctatgctgaactattgagaaatctatagTTACTTTATTCAGATTAccagttcaggtttatacctgtaattattagggtacttggatatgtaacacactgactaaataccaatcttcagaAATGGGAGTTACGATTCAAGAAAATTCTTCTTATAAATGTTTTGCTTGTAtcaggtacgtatatatatataaagtgagggaggaagaggaggaaaagcatTTCTCTTAAATGTGCACTGAAAACATGTATGCGTTCTCGCTGTGCCTTTTTACCAAAGTTTTTCTCATATTTCCATGCAAGTTCCTTTCCATTTTTTCCTTAACAGTTATGTTCCCAAAGCCACCATTAAAATTTGTAGAGCCTTCATGTTGATGTATGAGATAAAGTGATGTAGGCTTGTGTTGTTGCGTCGAACCTTTGAAAGTCTGATATTTTGATAATGCGTATGAGGATTttactataataatgataataataataatgatgaaataataataataatataataataataatataataataataataataataataataataataataataataattatgataataatgataataatggtaatattaataataataataataataataataataataataataataataataataataataataataataataataataataaacgatacGAAATTATAGAAAGGACCTCGGTAAAGAAAATACAATTAATTTTATAGACAGTTGTGTTTTAGATACAGCATGCACAATCTTACACAGTTACAAACATGCGCACATAACTGAGCTTTTAATTTGATAATGGACTTGATAATTAAGACTGGTCTGGACTGGATTGGTAAAATGCATTTGCATACTTTAAGAATGTGAGTGaacaaatagtaataaaaatgaaaGGTAAGTGCCATCATTGTGACACAGCATCACTTACCTTGCCACATGAATGTACTGAAGGTGAACCAAAAACTATTCATACAATTAAAACTGCTACGTTTTTCCGAATCAACATCCACGTCCGACGTGTTTGTCCATTCATACGGACTAATTCGACCGATTATTGCCAGAAAGCTACCGGTCAGTACATAAGCTAATATGATGAAACACCAAACAGGAGTTGTGAAtggttttaaaataatgaaaagtcCACGTGTCACTTGTGTCAGCTTTGGTTTTTTAATAACGATTTTATATCCAGAACTTAGAAATGGAAAAGACATATCCACATGTCTCAAACGGTTTGAATCGAGGGTAAGAGGAGCGGCAGCGATATCAGCATGCTGAAAAGGAAATAATTACTTCCTTTAGAATGGAAACTAGACCAAAATCTATTGGTTTGACTTCAAAGATGATGCTAGAGGTtattaattttaagaaaatatgaatGAGTACAGTTTCTTGTATTTGAAACCGAAATCGCATTATCAGGGAGCAAATAGcacattatatttctttactgcccacaaggggctaaacatagagggaacaaacaaggacagacaaagggattaagtcgattacatcgaccccagtgcgtaactggtactttatttatcgaccccgaaaggatgaaaggcgaagtcgacctcggcggaatttgatctcggaacgtaacgacagacaaaatacggctacgcatttcgcccagctcgctgccttaagcaAATAGCACATTACATCGCATCGGgagttttaacatcatttttttgaaattttaaatgtaAGTTTTAAATATTGACAAACTGGGACCTAATCTTATAATTGCCTGGGTAGGCTAAATATATTCCTTTTCCAATAGCATTagtaaagtaaatgaaataagatGACTAATTAATTTAAACATCGTCTAAAggatataaaaatgttatttaaagaaaatataaatgaaattttttcttGGGGTTTAAATTTCCATCAACGAGGTACTGCTGAGGGACTAAGGAGTTCACTTTGTAACTATGTGTCTTTTGGGGTACGATCACAGCATTTGATACCTTGTGTAAATGTGTCTTACCAATGCCTTggatcaaccaaagtcttgtacaGAAAATCGACCAGTTCAACTTCACCCACTTCCTTCTGGGAGATTTGAGCGGGGCCTATTGCGTTTCAAGTATTTGATCCTGGTCTCCTTAACTTTCGTAATCAAACCTTCTCGAGGTTGCCTAAAAAGGGTCGTGGACGCCGCGCTTCTTTTTTTGCTTACAAATCTATTAAAAATAAGTTTCTATTTGTTTAATAGAACAAAAGTCTGGAGATGTTTCCAAGAGAATAGGAACatccattaattattattacactATAGTACTGCCCATTATATGACgggtaactttggaagtatatTGATGGTAATGCTGTCTTTACTTctcaaacaacaaataaataaatattagattattTTCACTTGACACAAGAACAAATTCTACTAAGCATGGTATAATTTTTATCCTTTAGTCAGGAGAGAAGGCAGTGTCCAAGAACTGCTACCGGATCTCAGATGCAAGTGGATGTGGGGAGGAAGGTGCATTCAAACAGGAGACCTCTCCCGAATGCTTGTAATATTAAACCGACCAAAGTAGGCTATTACAGGACTTGAATTTTAAGAGCCGGAACAAAAACTGCAAGGCATCCGGTTCGATAATTTGCAGTTCCACCAATCCACAGACTTACATTCATATCTTTTGAACGACCATGAGAAGCTGACTGAAAAAATTatcctcgacgggatttgaactcagagtgcaaaaGAGTCAatacaaatactgcaaagtattctgCCCAACGctttaatgactctgccaattcactgctTTATCGTGTCAGACAAACGTCGATGAACGTACAAAGCTAAGGTGA encodes:
- the LOC115213120 gene encoding glutamate receptor 2-like, encoding MSMSLKKFMFSINLASLGFFLLISFQCIVTLAEAKNPAKKVIKVSTLQIPPFYMEEKHESGREQHGYIVDMLAQMAPLMNVTFDINLVKDGRFGHIDEDGNWTGMIGEVVSGHADIAAAPLTLDSNRLRHVDMSFPFLSSGYKIVIKKPKLTQVTRGLFIILKPFTTPVWCFIILAYVLTGSFLAIIGRISPYEWTNTSDVDVDSEKRSSFNCMNSFWFTFSTFMWQGYRIAPRSYSGRTLSVFWWIFVLVTLVLYIGSMAAHLLANRPKNAFLPFTTFYEMAKQSEVRYGALKSGSTLRYFKRSSVAMERHIYENIMKDQSVLTSSTEEGLQRVRESNGMYAYIMEGDLAEFLVSQKPCDLMVVGDIGDHSYSFVTQKNSLLSNEVNHAIISLKEMDIIEQIHKKWMLGECHTTIFWEVFMDSQAYFDKITSIHDNIFSGLNITLFAGPLIILLIGMIIAGSLLVAEVFLSGGDIKRSNIGEDGHQLQESFNEQN